A window of the Lactuca sativa cultivar Salinas chromosome 7, Lsat_Salinas_v11, whole genome shotgun sequence genome harbors these coding sequences:
- the LOC122195050 gene encoding uncharacterized protein LOC122195050: MKNIRRYNSMFSFTSMGGKVDSSINTGNTSYIFRLSGQNYHSMGSLLPTGGSRPKFCQLYIYDTENEISNRSTSIGGPTSASTSSSRPYDLQIIEFLKVMLDSNNALVKFYRMVRDSLHENPGANLKLRLIGKREQDGRTYNLPTSSEVVALIVGDIRDSIEKRDIIVETSSGLLKRISELHPSSLALRYPLLFPYGDDGYIVGILHRGITSSSNSKHPTCTMREFFAYRIQDKDQSFSLLLNAKRLFQQFLVNGYTMIESVRLFFKLKQQKILICESYENLRNHQAHGSTYISDVGQRVILPSSFTGGARYMMQNYLDAMSLCKWFGYPYFFHYLYV; this comes from the exons ATGAAGAACATTCGACGTTACAATTCAATGTTTTCATTTACATCAATGGGAGGCAAAGTTGATTCATCTATCAACACAGGCAACACATCATACATATTCAGACTTAGCGGTCAAAATTATCATAGTATGGGAAGTCTTCTACCTACAGGTGGATCAAGACCAAAATTCTGCCAGTTATACATATATGATACGGAGAACGAGATTTCAAATAGATCGACAAGTATTGG TGGACCAACAAGTGCTTCTACATCAAGTTCAAGACCATATGATCTCCAGATTATAGAATTTTTGAAGGTTATGTTAGATTCAAACAATGCGTTGGTCAAGTTTTATAGGATGGTAAGAGACAGTCTTCATGAAAATCCTGGCGCTAATTTGAAGTTAAGACTAATCGGAAAAAGAGAACAAGATGGAAGGACGTATAACTTACCAACTTCTTCTGAGGTAGTTGCTTTAATTGTTGGTGACATTCGTGACTCAATTGAAAAAAGAGACATCATTGTTGAAACCTCATCAGGATTACTAAAGCGTATCAGTGAATTACATCCTTCTTCCCTTGCTCTTCGGTATCCATTACTATTTCCATATGGTGATGATGGTTACATAGTTGGCATCCTTCATAGAGGTATTACATCTTCAAGTAACAGCAAGCACCCAACATGTACGATGAGAGAATTTTTCGCTTACAGAATTCAAGATAAAGATCAATCGTTCTCACTACTTCTTAATGCAAAAAGGTTGTTCCAACAATTTTTAGTTAATGGTTATACCATGATTGAAAGTGTGCGATTATTTTTCAAACTTAAGCAACAAAAAATTCTTATATGTGAGTCTTATGAGAATTTGCGTAATCATCAAGCACATGGGAGTACATATATCTCAGACGTTGGGCAACGTGTGATCTTACCTTCTTCATTTACTGGTGGTGCACGTTATATGATGCAAAACTATTTGGATGCCATGTCGCTATGTAAATGGTTTGGATATCCATATTTTTTTCATTACCTTTACGTGTAA